The following are encoded together in the Syngnathus scovelli strain Florida chromosome 12, RoL_Ssco_1.2, whole genome shotgun sequence genome:
- the zic2b gene encoding zinc finger protein ZIC 2b, translated as MKRVAVVTRHNGLVAPLGNNNSGATSIISLAQRRAVHIVAPSSDRCSSEGKECLLNTTNRSAAAVKSELVCKWTGRISSRQRFERTAPFVCNQTFSSMHDLVDHVTAEHVASGLDTLSHVCMWNECVREGKAFKAKYKLINHIRVHTGEKPFLCAFPNCGKMFARSENLKIHTRTHTGEKPFQCEFCERRFANSSDRKKHSQVHSSSKPYDCKALGCTKSYTHPSSLRKHMKVHIKSSPTSEPFDLYDSVRQQAPPQPFLEPLDLKMNHLSANNKKARFDFDNTTANKVSHRLQASSSQLAMPLDLSLSGLKSDLALQQQQQQTHRSPARSHLSVNPAIPKFPNMKEWYVCTRTTASSFALPHPEDIKSEPSDEEDYVT; from the exons ATGAAGCGGGTAGCTGTGGTTACCAGGCACAATGGCCTGGTAGCTCCGCTTGGTAACAACAACTCTGGAGCTACAAGCATCATTTCGCTAGCCCAAAGGAGAGCCGTTCATATCGTCGCCCCTTCGAGCGACCGATGTAGCAGTGAAGGCAAGGAGTGTTTATTAAATACGACGAACAGGAGCGCCGCCGCCGTCAAATCTGAGCTGGTTTGCAAGTGGACGGGCCGAATTTCCTCCAGACAGAGGTTTGAGCGGACGGCTCCGTTTGTCTGCAACCAAACTTTTAGCTCCATGCACGACCTGGTAGACCACGTCACCGCCGAGCACGTCGCATCAGGGCTCGACACCCTCAGTCACGTCTGCATGTGGAACGAATGTGTACGCGAGGGCAAGGCGTTTAAAGCCAAATATAAACTTATCAACCATATCCGTGTGCACACCGGGGAGAAGCCCTTCTTGTGTGCCTTCCCCAACTGCGGCAAGATGTTTGCACGATCCGAGAACCTCAAGATCCACACTCGCACGCACACTG GTGAGAAACCATTCCAGTGCGAGTTTTGCGAACGACGCTTTGCCAACAGCAGTGACCGCAAGAAGCACTCCCAAGTTCACAGTTCTTCAAAACCCTACGACTGTAAAGCTTTGGGCTGTACCAAGTCCTATACGCATCCGAGCTCTTTACGCAAGCACATGAAAGTCCACATCAAATCGTCACCTACCTCTGAACCCTTTGACCTGTACGACTCCGTCCGTCAACAGgcgccgcctcagcctttccttGAACCGCTTGACCTTAAAATGAACCATCTGTCAGCAAACAATAAAAAGGCacgctttgactttgataacacCACAGCCAACAAAGTAAGCCACAGGCTACAAGCAAGTTCATCTCAATTGGCAATGCCGTTGGACCTATCTCTTTCGGGACTGAAGAGTGACCTTgccctgcagcagcagcagcagcagactcACAGGAGCCCAGCAAGGAGCCATCTGTCAGTCAACCCAGCCATCCCTAAATTTCCAAACATGAAGGAGTGGTACGTGTGTACCAGAACTACAGCATCCAGCTTTGCTCTCCCTCACCCAGAGGACATCAAATCGGAACCAAGCGATGAGGAGGATTATGTCACGTAA
- the cdt1 gene encoding DNA replication factor Cdt1, whose product MAEGESYVVFQSDRIRDWQRKMAVGGFTPHSQGGADVWAWFIRFRGKIVCSSCYHNRPARWAFIRLGFDSRLLKFSQGLLIMSQALVTDFFSRRKKRTADSVKPSPAAAAAAGGAAGRGSSKSSAVKTRAVASSSSNEDLFSKSSPSQVRDDLLPIVDAVASLPKGTSDLCKKPKDNPPTARIPKRTSPNAKLGTDAVLGSTGHRAARKRQMEVCSLDTMKVQAKTTKLSRKKRIPAHPNEQAHCGETMTSHNPLLGRLKKQADDSGTTCVSPSSVSSSVAVSWAAVTRAKELAAKAKKAKEKDSKDEKLLQFEERVHQPAYQKYHNLAQDTPPGLSLPYHFKVLAEMFRNMDTVVAMLFNRLETATLAKVKKGVQDMMHRRFEEHHIGQMKTVFPEAYAFRQEKNIPTYNNCIKKSSYQLTVEPVLFCGQKEGRPALTASDLLERRRIFHRKLLSIVKQHHKLFLSSLKPPLCVPEDKLTRWHPNFNVDTVPAVQASLLPQPPRVDKLATAQEVLDKAQSLITPKMEKALVSLVVEKAGDKKETSPQNVTREQTSASLCIPKVLNGVSQSLLDRIRAKEAQKLQAAMTRSPSQEERISMMSRLGELARILRNVFVSEQKQALNMEVLCKRMVTSSRSAFTSGEMEKHIRLLAELNPQWLSIHPVRKDLYLKLNKHLDLSVILDKLTCNLGQEAKF is encoded by the exons ATGGCGGAGGGAGAAAGCTATGtagtattccaatcggacaggaTTAGAGATTGGCAACGTAAAATGGCCGTTGGTGGCTTCACCCCTCATAGTCAGGGCGGGGCGGATGTGTGGGCGTGGTTTATTCGATTCCGCGGGAAAATTGTTTGTTCTTCCTGTTATCACAACCGTCCGGCAAGGTGGGCTTTCATTAGGTTAGGCTTCGACTCAAGGCTGCTCAAGTTTTCACAGGGCTTATTAATCATGTCGCAGGCTCTGGTAACAGATTTCTTCTCTCGTCGTAAGAAAAGGACGGCCGATTCGGTCAAACCgagtcctgctgctgctgctgctgctggtggtgctgCTGGTCGTGGCTCGTCGAAAAGCAGCGCGGTCAAAACAAGAGCAGTCGCCTCTTCCTCTTCAAACGAAGACCTTTTCTCGAAGTCGTCTCCAAGTCAAGTCCGTGATGACCTTCTGCCAATCGTCGACGCAGTAGCAAGTTTACCGAAAGGAACATCTGATCTTTGCAAGAAGCCCAAAGATAACCCCCCCACAGCTCGGATTCCAAAGCGAACCTCTCCAAATGCAAAACTTGGGACGGACGCAGTGTTGGGCTCCACGGGACACAGGGCAGCAAGGAAGCGTCAAATGGAAGTTTGTTCTCTCGACACAATGAAGGTTCAAGCGAAAACGACCAAATTGAGCAGGAAAAAACGTATCCCCGCTCATCCCAACGAACAG GCTCATTGTGGAGAAACGATGACTTCCCATAATCCGCTCCTTGGGAGGCTCAAAAAACAAGCCGATGACTCCGGCACGACTTGTGTTTCGCCATCATCCGTTTCATCCTCCGTTGCTGTGTCTTGGGCAGCTGTGACGCGAGCCAAagagcttgcagctaaagctaagaaggccaaggagaaagaCTCAAAGGATGAAAAGTTACTGCAATTTGAGGAGAG GGTTCACCAACCAGCATACCAGAAGTATCACAACCTAGCCCAGGACACTCCCCCGGGCCTCTCCCTGCCCTACCACTTCAAGGTGCTGGCCGAGATGTTTAGGAACATGGACACGGTGGTCGCCATGCTTTTCAACCGTTTGGAGACTGCCACTTTGGCCAAGGTCAAAAAGGGAGTCCAGGACATGATGCACAG ACGCTTTGAAGAACACCACATTGGCCAAATGAAGACGGTCTTCCCTGAGGCCTACGCCTTCAGACAGGAAAAGAACATCCCGACATACAACAACTGTATCAAGAAAAGCAGCTACCAGCTGACTGTGGAACCGGTACTTTTCTGTG GCCAAAAGGAAGGTCGACCCGCATTGACGGCCTCTGATCTTTTGGAGAGACGACGCATCTTCCATCGCAAGCTGCTTTCCATTGTCAAACAGCACCACAAG CTTTTCCTCTCCTCGTTAAAACCTCCACTTTGCGTGCCAGAAGACAAATTGACGCGCTGGCACCCGAACTTTAACGTGGACACGGTCCCAGCTGTGCAAGCAAGCTTACTGCCGCAACCTCCTCGTGTGGACAAACTGGCAACTGCACAGGAGGTTTTGGACAAGGCCCAATCTCTCATCACACCCAAG ATGGAGAAAGCACTGGTTTCTCTGGTGGTTGAGAAGGCAGGAGATAAAAAAGAGACGTCGCCACAAAATGTGACCCGTGAGCAAACATCAGCTTCACTTTGTATTCCAAAAGTCCTGAATGGAGTGTCGCAGTCCTTGTTAGACAGA atTAGGGCAAAGGAAGCCCAGAAGCTGCAGGCGGCCATGACTCGAAGTCCATCTCAGGAAGAGCGTATCTCCATGATGTCCCGGCTCGGGGAGCTAGCTCGGATTCTTCGGAATGTTTTTGTGTCTGAACAAAAACAAGCTTTAAATATGGAAGTCCTTTGTAAGCGGATGGTCACCAGCTCCAGATCGGCTTTCACTTCAG gTGAAATGGAGAAACACATTCGATTGCTGGCGGAGCTCAACCCCCAGTGGCTTTCCATACATCCAGTCAGGAAGGACTTGTACCTTAAATTGAACAAGCACTTGGACCTGAGTGTAATTCTGGACAAATTGACTTGTAACCTTGGCCAAGAGGCGAAATTCTAA
- the nvl gene encoding nuclear valosin-containing protein-like isoform X1, translating into MPKRKCTFTVELNKKFPCFRQGRDPHEAECLICKTGTFVSVANKGANDLQAHINSAKHTKAARAESSSSKVTDFVVVTKSKSGAVTAAQESMKNRGAVCLDVRLRQRLEQYLASCTNGVDLCSAALELQKQYRMEYGRRNKTAFRIQVEKVYQAIKWESGLDEVENAQLTKRTKHVHDESGDDDSGDSEDGLDHPNSSHMNSSLASLYRNADSSEMPDASKVSTGGWFIDRGKRSAKNNIFIDLSQDQPSDAKQVSTLESSKRSAKRKKSPEENATSLTSSKKGSPLEKSRWTKLQYPTLKFEDVGGNEETLKDVCKLLIHMRHPEIYQHLGMAPPRGFLLHGPPGCGKTLLAQAVAGELDVPLLKVSAPELVSGVSGESEQKLRELFDLAVSSAPCILFIDEIDAITPKREMASKDMERRIVAQLLTCMDDLNSMSFATQVLVIGATNRPDSLDPALRRAGRFDREICLGIPDQQSRLRILKTLCRKLKIPEAFDFGKLARLTPGYVGADLTALCHEAAMNAVNRVLLAVKRPEEIKSEVPDHDRPPAEQAATNDSGEQKRPAWPPKNAAAADDERLPGELRHLLRLLKNTNTLAENELSGLSMIMSDFEAALSHVQPSAKREGFATVPDVTWDDVGALHEIREELTMAILAPVRSPEQFRALGLSAPSGLLLAGPPGCGKTLLAKAVANESGLNFISVKGPELLNMYVGESERAVRQVFQRGRNSAPCVIFFDEIDALCPRRSGHESGASVRVVNQLLTEMDGLESRRQVFIMAATNRPDIIDPAILRPGRLDRTLYVGLPPPADRHAILLTITKNGTKPQLDQDVSLEEIAYDERCDCFTGADLTALVREASVNALKAYLKSQPIQSSGNFNSIVKCHTFSFEPVADIRVSKKNVEDALSKVKPSVSKKDQMMYEQLKISLRG; encoded by the exons ATGCCGAAACGAAAATGCACCTTCACGGTGGAGTTGAATAAAAAATTCCCGTGCTTTCGCCAGGGTCGTGATCCTCACGAAGCAGAGTGCTTGATATGTAAGACAGGCACTTTTGTGTCTGTGGCAAATAAAGGTGCCAACGACCTCCAGGCACACATCaattcagccaagcacacaaaaGCAGCGAGGGCCGAGAGCTCATCATCCAAAGTCACAGATTTCGTCGTTGTGACCAAGTCCAAAAGTGGAGCCGTCACTGCAGCACAAG AGAGCATGAAGAACCGGGGTGCTGTCTGCCTGGATGTTCGGCTCAGACAGCGATTGGAACAG TATTTGGCTTCCTGCACTAATGGTGTAGATCTGTGCTCCGCTGCACTAGAACTTCAAAAACAATACAG AATGGAGTATGGTAGAAGAAACAAGACGGCATTCAGAATTCAAGTTGAGAAAG TATACCAAGCAATCAAATGGGAGTCTGGGCTGGATGAAGTGGAAAATGCCCAGCTGACAAAGCGAACTAAGCATGTCCACGACGAATCCGG TGACGACGACAGCGGCGATTCAGAAGATGGACTGGATCATCCT AACAGCAGTCACATGAACAGCTCTCTTGCGTCTCTATACCGGAACGCCGATTCGAGCGAGATGCCTGATGCCAGTAAAGTGTCCACAGGCGGCTGGTTCATTGATCGAGGCAAAAGGTCCGCAAAGAACAACATCTTCATCGACCTGAGCCAAGATCAGCCGAGTGACGCA AAACAAGTTTCAACATTGGAGTCCTCCAAAAGGTCagcaaaaaggaaaaagagcCCTGAAGAAAATGCAACGAGCCTGACTTCCAGCAAGAAAG GATCACCCTTGGAAAAATCCAGATGGACAAAGTTGCAGTATCCCACTCTTAAGTTTGAAGATGTTGGTGGTAACGAAGAGACGTTGAAG GACGTGTGTAAACTGCTCATCCACATGCGGCACCCCGAGATATACCAGCACCTGGGAATGGCTCCTCCGAGGGGCTTTCTCCTCCATGGACCTCCCGGCTGTGGCAAGACTCTGCTGGCACAAGCTGTGGCAGGG GAACTGGACGTGCCCTTGCTCAAAGTGTCCGCTCCGGAACTCGTGTCTGGAGTATCAGGAGAGTCGGAGCAGAAGCTCAGGGAGCTCTTTGACCTCGCTGTG AGCTCAGCTCCGTGTATCCTGTTTATTGATGAGATCGATGCCATAACACCAAAGAGAGAAATGGCCTCCAAAGACATGGAAAGGAGGATTGTAGCCCAGCTCCTCACCTGCATGGATG ACTTGAACAGCATGTCATTTGCAACGCAAGTGCTGGTCATCGGCGCTACCAATAGGCCCGACTCCCTGGACCCTGCCCTGCGTCGGGCCGGACGCTTTGACAGAGAGATATGCCTCGGTATCCCGGACCAACAATCTCGACTCAG GATTTTGAAGACTTTGTGTCGGAAGCTGAAGATTCCAGAAGCTTTTGACTTTGGCAAGCTGGCTCGCCTCACCCCGGGATACGTGGGTGCGGATCTCACGGCGCTTTGCCACGAAGCGGCCATGAATGCGGTCAACAGGGTTCTCTTGGCGGTCAAAAGGCCAGAGGAAATCAAAAGCGAGGTCCCGGACCACGATCGGCCGCCTGCTGAGCAAGCGGCGACAAACGACAGCGGCGAGCAAAAGCGTCCGGCGTGGCCTCCTAAGAACGCAGCAGCGGCTGACGACGAGCGTCTGCCG GGGGAGCTGCGGCACCTGCTGCGACTGCTCAAGAACACCAACACCTTAGCAGAGAACGAGCTGAGCGGCCTCTCGATGATCATGTCCGACTTTGAGGCGGCTCTTTCCCACGTGCAGCCTTCGGCCAAGAGGGAGGGCTTTGCCACCGTGCCTGATGTCACCTGGGACGATGTGGGAGCGCTTCATGAAATAAGAGAAGAGCTTACAATGGCCATCTTG GCTCCAGTGCGCTCCCCTGAGCAGTTCAGGGCTCTCGGGCTGAGTGCGCCATCAGGACTGCTGCTGGCTGGTCCCCCGGGCTGTGGAAAAACCCTTCTCGCTAAG GCGGTGGCCAACGAGTCGGGTCTCAACTTCATCTCTGTCAAAGGTCCAGAGCTTCTCAACATG taTGTTGGTGAAAGTGAGCGAGCGGTGAGACAAGTCTTTCAAAGAGGCCGTAATTCTGCTCCTTGCGTCATCTTTTTTGATGAAATTGATGCTTTATGTCCTCGACGTTCAGGCCACGAG TCAGGAGCCAGCGTTCGCGTGGTGAACCAGTTGCTAACCGAAATGGATGGCTTGGAAAGTCGGCGACAAGTCTTTATTATGGCTGCGACCAACAGACCAG ATATCATTGATCCTGCCATACTGAGACCGGGTCGTCTAGATAGAACATTGTATGTGGGTTTGCCACCCCCGGCTGACCGACATGCAATTCTGCTTACCATTACAAAG AATGGAACCAAACCTCAGCTGGACCAAGATGTTAGTCTGGAAGAGATTGCTTATGATGAACGCTGTGACTGCTTCAc AGGTGCTGACCTGACTGCATTAGTGAGGGAAGCATCAGTTAATGCTCTGAAGGCCTACCTGAAGTCCCAGCCTATTCAATCGTCTGGTAACTTCAATTCTATTGTAAAAT GCCATACATTCTCCTTTGAACCTGTTGCTGATATCAGAGTGAGCAAAAAGAATGTGGAAGATGCCTTAAGTAAGgttaaaccatcagtgtcaaaaAAG GACCAGATGATGTATGAGCAGCTGAAAATTTCCCTGAGAGGATAA
- the nvl gene encoding nuclear valosin-containing protein-like isoform X2, whose protein sequence is MPKRKCTFTVELNKKFPCFRQGRDPHEAECLICKTGTFVSVANKGANDLQAHINSAKHTKAARAESSSSKVTDFVVVTKSKSGAVTAAQESMKNRGAVCLDVRLRQRLEQYLASCTNGVDLCSAALELQKQYRMEYGRRNKTAFRIQVEKVYQAIKWESGLDEVENAQLTKRTKHVHDESGDDDSGDSEDGLDHPNSSHMNSSLASLYRNADSSEMPDASKVSTGGWFIDRGKRSAKNNIFIDLSQDQPSDAKQVSTLESSKRSAKRKKSPEENATSLTSSKKGSPLEKSRWTKLQYPTLKFEDVGGNEETLKDVCKLLIHMRHPEIYQHLGMAPPRGFLLHGPPGCGKTLLAQAVAGELDVPLLKVSAPELVSGVSGESEQKLRELFDLAVSSAPCILFIDEIDAITPKREMASKDMERRIVAQLLTCMDDLNSMSFATQVLVIGATNRPDSLDPALRRAGRFDREICLGIPDQQSRLRILKTLCRKLKIPEAFDFGKLARLTPGYVGADLTALCHEAAMNAVNRVLLAVKRPEEIKSEVPDHDRPPAEQAATNDSGEQKRPAWPPKNAAAADDERLPGELRHLLRLLKNTNTLAENELSGLSMIMSDFEAALSHVQPSAKREGFATVPDVTWDDVGALHEIREELTMAILAPVRSPEQFRALGLSAPSGLLLAGPPGCGKTLLAKAVANESGLNFISVKGPELLNMYVGESERAVRQVFQRGRNSAPCVIFFDEIDALCPRRSGHESGASVRVVNQLLTEMDGLESRRQVFIMAATNRPDIIDPAILRPGRLDRTLYVGLPPPADRHAILLTITKNGTKPQLDQDVSLEEIAYDERCDCFTGADLTALVREASVNALKAYLKSQPIQSSGHTFSFEPVADIRVSKKNVEDALSKVKPSVSKKDQMMYEQLKISLRG, encoded by the exons ATGCCGAAACGAAAATGCACCTTCACGGTGGAGTTGAATAAAAAATTCCCGTGCTTTCGCCAGGGTCGTGATCCTCACGAAGCAGAGTGCTTGATATGTAAGACAGGCACTTTTGTGTCTGTGGCAAATAAAGGTGCCAACGACCTCCAGGCACACATCaattcagccaagcacacaaaaGCAGCGAGGGCCGAGAGCTCATCATCCAAAGTCACAGATTTCGTCGTTGTGACCAAGTCCAAAAGTGGAGCCGTCACTGCAGCACAAG AGAGCATGAAGAACCGGGGTGCTGTCTGCCTGGATGTTCGGCTCAGACAGCGATTGGAACAG TATTTGGCTTCCTGCACTAATGGTGTAGATCTGTGCTCCGCTGCACTAGAACTTCAAAAACAATACAG AATGGAGTATGGTAGAAGAAACAAGACGGCATTCAGAATTCAAGTTGAGAAAG TATACCAAGCAATCAAATGGGAGTCTGGGCTGGATGAAGTGGAAAATGCCCAGCTGACAAAGCGAACTAAGCATGTCCACGACGAATCCGG TGACGACGACAGCGGCGATTCAGAAGATGGACTGGATCATCCT AACAGCAGTCACATGAACAGCTCTCTTGCGTCTCTATACCGGAACGCCGATTCGAGCGAGATGCCTGATGCCAGTAAAGTGTCCACAGGCGGCTGGTTCATTGATCGAGGCAAAAGGTCCGCAAAGAACAACATCTTCATCGACCTGAGCCAAGATCAGCCGAGTGACGCA AAACAAGTTTCAACATTGGAGTCCTCCAAAAGGTCagcaaaaaggaaaaagagcCCTGAAGAAAATGCAACGAGCCTGACTTCCAGCAAGAAAG GATCACCCTTGGAAAAATCCAGATGGACAAAGTTGCAGTATCCCACTCTTAAGTTTGAAGATGTTGGTGGTAACGAAGAGACGTTGAAG GACGTGTGTAAACTGCTCATCCACATGCGGCACCCCGAGATATACCAGCACCTGGGAATGGCTCCTCCGAGGGGCTTTCTCCTCCATGGACCTCCCGGCTGTGGCAAGACTCTGCTGGCACAAGCTGTGGCAGGG GAACTGGACGTGCCCTTGCTCAAAGTGTCCGCTCCGGAACTCGTGTCTGGAGTATCAGGAGAGTCGGAGCAGAAGCTCAGGGAGCTCTTTGACCTCGCTGTG AGCTCAGCTCCGTGTATCCTGTTTATTGATGAGATCGATGCCATAACACCAAAGAGAGAAATGGCCTCCAAAGACATGGAAAGGAGGATTGTAGCCCAGCTCCTCACCTGCATGGATG ACTTGAACAGCATGTCATTTGCAACGCAAGTGCTGGTCATCGGCGCTACCAATAGGCCCGACTCCCTGGACCCTGCCCTGCGTCGGGCCGGACGCTTTGACAGAGAGATATGCCTCGGTATCCCGGACCAACAATCTCGACTCAG GATTTTGAAGACTTTGTGTCGGAAGCTGAAGATTCCAGAAGCTTTTGACTTTGGCAAGCTGGCTCGCCTCACCCCGGGATACGTGGGTGCGGATCTCACGGCGCTTTGCCACGAAGCGGCCATGAATGCGGTCAACAGGGTTCTCTTGGCGGTCAAAAGGCCAGAGGAAATCAAAAGCGAGGTCCCGGACCACGATCGGCCGCCTGCTGAGCAAGCGGCGACAAACGACAGCGGCGAGCAAAAGCGTCCGGCGTGGCCTCCTAAGAACGCAGCAGCGGCTGACGACGAGCGTCTGCCG GGGGAGCTGCGGCACCTGCTGCGACTGCTCAAGAACACCAACACCTTAGCAGAGAACGAGCTGAGCGGCCTCTCGATGATCATGTCCGACTTTGAGGCGGCTCTTTCCCACGTGCAGCCTTCGGCCAAGAGGGAGGGCTTTGCCACCGTGCCTGATGTCACCTGGGACGATGTGGGAGCGCTTCATGAAATAAGAGAAGAGCTTACAATGGCCATCTTG GCTCCAGTGCGCTCCCCTGAGCAGTTCAGGGCTCTCGGGCTGAGTGCGCCATCAGGACTGCTGCTGGCTGGTCCCCCGGGCTGTGGAAAAACCCTTCTCGCTAAG GCGGTGGCCAACGAGTCGGGTCTCAACTTCATCTCTGTCAAAGGTCCAGAGCTTCTCAACATG taTGTTGGTGAAAGTGAGCGAGCGGTGAGACAAGTCTTTCAAAGAGGCCGTAATTCTGCTCCTTGCGTCATCTTTTTTGATGAAATTGATGCTTTATGTCCTCGACGTTCAGGCCACGAG TCAGGAGCCAGCGTTCGCGTGGTGAACCAGTTGCTAACCGAAATGGATGGCTTGGAAAGTCGGCGACAAGTCTTTATTATGGCTGCGACCAACAGACCAG ATATCATTGATCCTGCCATACTGAGACCGGGTCGTCTAGATAGAACATTGTATGTGGGTTTGCCACCCCCGGCTGACCGACATGCAATTCTGCTTACCATTACAAAG AATGGAACCAAACCTCAGCTGGACCAAGATGTTAGTCTGGAAGAGATTGCTTATGATGAACGCTGTGACTGCTTCAc AGGTGCTGACCTGACTGCATTAGTGAGGGAAGCATCAGTTAATGCTCTGAAGGCCTACCTGAAGTCCCAGCCTATTCAATCGTCTG GCCATACATTCTCCTTTGAACCTGTTGCTGATATCAGAGTGAGCAAAAAGAATGTGGAAGATGCCTTAAGTAAGgttaaaccatcagtgtcaaaaAAG GACCAGATGATGTATGAGCAGCTGAAAATTTCCCTGAGAGGATAA
- the aprt gene encoding adenine phosphoribosyltransferase: MEGRSESQIQLLRRHIHGFPDFPKKGILFRDISPILKEPTALTAVIDLFEEHVKNKKWEVDLIVGLDARGFLFGPLLAQRLGVGFVMVRKKGKLPGATVSVAYDLEYGKAEAEIQEDAVTPGQKVLLVDDLLATGGTLFAACELLKKRHANIQGCMVVIELTELKGIDRLKAHSVFSLVQY; encoded by the exons ATGGAAGGACGCTCAGAGTCCCAAATTCAACTGCTTCGTCGGCATATCCATGGCTTTCCAGACTTTCCTAAGAAGGGCATCTTGTTCAG AGATATCAGTCCCATCCTGAAGGAGCCAACTGCCTTAACAGCAGTTATTGACCTCTTTGAAGAgcatgtaaaaaacaaaaagtgggaGGTGGATCTGATTGTAG GTTTAGATGCGCGTGGTTTCCTCTTTGGGCCTCTTCTTGCCCAGCGGCTGGGAGTTGGCTTTGTCATGGTCAGGAAGAAAGGAAAACTCCCAGGAGCCACGGTGTCTGTGGCCTACGATTTGGAGTACGGCAAG GCAGAAGCAGAGATCCAAGAGGATGCAGTCACACCGGGGCAGAAAGTACTGCTTGTTGATGACCTTCTAGCAACTGGAG GTACTCTGTTTGCAGCTTGTGAACTCCTGAAGAAACGACACGCCAATATTCAAGGCTGCATGGTGGTGATTGAGCTGACGGAACTGAAAGGCATTGACAGACTGAAAGCGCACAGTGTCTTCTCTCTGGTTCAGTACTGA